One genomic region from Pseudoduganella dura encodes:
- the crtY gene encoding lycopene beta-cyclase CrtY, translating to MTTAPYDVILAGGGLANGLVAWRLLALRPDLRILLLERDGRIGGNHTWSFHDSDLDAAQRAWIAPLVSHSWPRYDVAFPGFSRTLEGGYASVASDRFADVIERDLGPALQVNARIEAMTPTSVRLAGGSTLHAGAVIDGTGPAASAELALGYQTFLGREVRLAAPHGLAAPVIMDARVAQQGGYRFVYLLPFGPDRVLIEDTHYVDGPGWDPDRLRDNIADYARSRGWRIAEVLREEHGSLPIVLAGDFDRFWDELGAQPCAGLRAGLFHPTTGYSLPHAVRLADRIAALPDLRAPALRAAIRAEAGEAWRGQRFFRLLNRMLFLAGRPDDRWRVMQRFYRLPAPLIARFYAGRLGLADKARLVAGKPPVPVRAALAAACQTHPRQIRKCE from the coding sequence ATGACCACGGCGCCGTATGATGTGATCCTGGCCGGCGGCGGCCTGGCCAACGGCCTGGTCGCCTGGCGCCTGCTCGCGCTGCGTCCGGACCTGCGCATCCTGCTGCTGGAACGGGACGGGCGCATCGGCGGCAACCACACCTGGTCGTTCCACGACAGCGACCTCGATGCGGCGCAGCGCGCGTGGATCGCCCCGCTCGTGTCGCACAGCTGGCCCCGCTATGACGTCGCGTTTCCCGGCTTTTCGCGCACGCTGGAAGGCGGCTACGCCAGCGTGGCGTCGGACCGGTTTGCCGACGTGATCGAGCGCGACCTCGGCCCCGCCCTGCAAGTGAATGCGCGCATCGAGGCCATGACGCCGACCTCGGTGCGGCTGGCCGGCGGTTCGACGCTGCACGCCGGCGCCGTAATCGACGGCACCGGCCCGGCCGCCAGCGCCGAACTCGCGCTGGGCTACCAGACCTTCCTCGGACGGGAAGTCAGGCTGGCGGCGCCGCATGGCCTGGCGGCCCCCGTCATCATGGATGCCCGCGTGGCGCAGCAAGGCGGCTACCGCTTCGTGTACCTGCTGCCGTTCGGCCCCGACCGCGTGCTGATCGAGGACACGCACTATGTCGACGGCCCCGGCTGGGACCCGGACCGGCTGCGCGACAACATCGCCGACTACGCCCGCTCGCGCGGCTGGCGGATCGCCGAAGTGCTGCGCGAGGAACACGGCTCGCTGCCGATCGTGCTGGCCGGCGACTTCGACCGGTTCTGGGACGAACTCGGCGCGCAGCCCTGCGCCGGCCTGCGCGCCGGCCTGTTCCATCCGACCACCGGCTACTCGCTGCCGCACGCCGTGCGCCTGGCCGACCGCATCGCCGCCCTGCCCGACCTGCGCGCACCGGCGCTGCGGGCCGCCATCCGCGCCGAAGCGGGCGAGGCGTGGCGCGGCCAGCGCTTCTTCCGGCTGCTCAACCGCATGCTGTTCCTGGCCGGTCGGCCGGACGACCGCTGGCGCGTGATGCAGCGTTTCTACCGGCTGCCGGCGCCGCTGATCGCGCGCTTCTATGCCGGCCGCCTCGGGCTGGCCGACAAGGCCCGCCTGGTGGCCGGCAAGCCCCCCGTACCCGTGCGCGCGGCGCTTGCCGCCGCCTGCCAGACTCACCCCCGTCAAATCAGGAAATGCGAATGA